From Kitasatospora sp. MAP12-44:
CAGCAGCGTCGAGCCGCCGGCGACCAGCAGGGTGACCCGCAGGTTGTCGCCGAGCGTCGAGTCGCGCCACACGTCGATGAAGTTGGACCAGGCGAAGTGGTGGGGCAGGTAGCTCGCGTCGCGCAGTTCGTCGGCGGGCCGCAGCGCGGTGATCACCATCTCGGCGTACGGCAGCAGGAAGACCACAGCCAGCAGCCAGGCGGTGGCCGCGACGACAACCGTGCGCGGACGCAAGCCGCGCCTTGGCGCAGTGATATGACGGCTCATCAGCTCTCGTCCTCGTTCCAGCGGCTGACCTTGAGGAAGACCAGCACCATCAGCACCACCAGCGCGAAGTTGACCACCGACATCGCGGCGGACTCACCGATGTCGGTGTCCTTGAGCTGGTACATGAAGACCGTGGTGGTGGCCGTCTGGCTGCCGGGGCCGCCCTGCGTCATGCCCCAGATGACGGGGAAGGAGTTGAAGACGTTGATCAGGTTGATCACCACGCCGACCAGGAACGCCGGACGCAGCAGCGGCAGCGTGATCCGCAGGTAGGTCTGCCAGGTGGACGCGCCGTCGACCCGTGCGGCCTCGTAGACCTCGCCGGGGACGGTCTGCAGGCCGGCCAGCAACGTGTAGGTGGTGAAGGGCAGGGAGACGAAGACGGCGACGAACATCATCCACGGCCAGGCGGTGGACGGGTTGCCGAGCCAGTCCTTGGGACCGTTGATCAGGCCGAGGTCGGTCATCGCGGTGTTCAGCACGCCGGCGGTCTGGTTGAGCATCCACTTGAAGCCGATGGCGGTCATCAGCACGGACGCCGCCCAGGGGGCGATCAGCGCCCAGCGGGTCAGCCGGCGGCCGGGGAACTCCTGGTTGAACAGCTGCGCGAGCGCCAGCGAGAGGACCATAGTCAGGCCTACGACGGCGACGGTCCAGATCACCGTGGAGAGCAGCACATGGCCGAGGTCGGTCTCGGCGAAGAGCTTGCGGTACTTGTCCAGGCCGGCCGAGCCGCGGACGAACCCGCTGGTGCTGATCCGCAGGAAGGAGGTGTGGACCATCTCGTAGACGGGCCACAGGACCACGAGCACGATCAGCAGGACGGCCGGGGCTATCCAGGGCAGCGGACCGAGCCGGTCCAGGCCCGGGCGCCGGGTCGGCGGCTTGCCCCGGGGCGGCGCGGAGGCCTGCGGGGCGGTAGAGGTATGGGACACGGGTGGTGCCTTCCGTGCGTGTGCGACGGCTGCGTAAACGACAGCTGCGTGAGCGACAACTGTGTGAGCGACAGCTGTGTGAGCGAGTGGGCGGGAGGAGCGGACCCCCTCCCGCCCGCAAACACGGCTACTTGTTGGCGACGGCGTCCTGCGCCTTCTTCTGCAGGTCGCCGAGGACCTTGGCCGGGTCGCCACTGACGGCGGTGCCGATGCTCTGCTTGATCTGCGCCGAGACTGCGTCCCACGTGGTGTCGCCCAGCGGGTAGAAGGAGGCCTGCGGCAGCAGCGCGAAGAACGGCTGCAGGTCCGCGTGCTTGCCGCTGCTGGTCATCGCCTGCAGGGTGTCCTGGGTGACCGGCATCAGGTTGTAGGTCTCGTCGAACTTCTGCGTGTTCTGCTCGGAGTACGCGAAGTCCAGGAACGCCTTGATCTGGTCCTTGTGGCCGTTCTTCTTGAACGCCATCATCCAGTCGGCCACGCCCAGCGTGGACTTGAGCGCGCCGGTCCTGCCGGGGATCGGGGCGACGCCGTAGTCGACCTTGCCGTCGGTGGACATCTGGATCAGCGACGGGTGGCCGTTGAGCATCGCGGCCTTGCCGGCGGCGAAGTCGGCGAAGGCGGTCTTGCGGTCGGTGGCGGCCGGGTTGGGGTAGGTCAGGCCCGGGTCGACCAGGTTGGCCTTCAGCCAGCTGAAGGTGTCGATGTTCGCCTGGCTGTTGAGCGTGTACTTGCCCGAACTGTCGGTGGGGCCACCGCCGTTGCCCAGCTCCCAGATCATGCTCTCGGCCTGCGCCTCCTCCGGGCCCAGCGGCAACGCGTAGGGGGTGACACCGGGAACCTTCGCCTTGATGAGGGCGGCGTCGTTCTTGACGTCGTCCCAGGTCTGCGGCGGCGCGGCGATGCCGGCCTGCGCGAAGATCGCCTTGTTGTAGAACAGGGCACGGGCCGAGGAGACGAACGGGATGCCGTACTGGACGCCGCCGACCTGGCCGGCCTGGGCGAAGCTGTCGATGAAGTCGCCCGCGGTGCTGGTGGAGAGGACGTCGGAGACGGGGTAGAGCAGGTTGTCGGCGACCTTGTCGGCGTAGCCGCCGGTCTGCAGGATGTCCGGCATGTTGCCGCTCTGGATCATCGTCGTGACCTGCTTGTCGATGTCGTTCCAGTTGATGACCTGGACGTCGACCTTGATCTTGGGGTTGGCGGCCTCGAAGTTCTTCGCCACGTCGTTCCAGTAGAGCGTGGAGCTGTTGGACGCCTTGTCGCCGTAGTCGGCCGCGACCAGCTTGAGGGTCACGGTCCCTCCCGCGGAGGCCCCGCCGCCACCGCTGCTGCCGCACGCCGTGAGCGTGAGAGTGCCTACCGCACAGACCGCCGCGAAACTGAGCACACGCTTGTTCACTGCCGTTACCGCCTTCGCACCGGCGGACCCGCGCCTGACCGGATCCGCTCCTGAGGGTTGCAGGTCTGACTCGCCGGGCGCCGTGCGTCAGCCTGGCACCTGCTGTGTGATTCTGCTCAGACCTTGCGAGTTTTGAGCAGATCCGAACGCAATCTGCCGCGTCGCGAAGTATTCACGAGCTGGACTCCTAGGTCCAGATGTCGTTACTGGACCGTTGTGAGAGTTGCGAGAGCGCGATCCGCCCGACGATCCCCAGGGCATTGACGTGCTCACCCCGCATTCGCGTGCGCACTCTTGTTGACGCAGCGCTCTTTATGAGCAGATTATGTCATCCACTCGTCAGATCCCACCTACCCGCGGCCGGGTAGCCGACGAGCCTTCTCCGGCCCGTGTCCTGTGACGCACGTCGGATCGCGCAGCCCCCCACACCCCGCACCGAGGAGCCCACCCCCGTGGCACATCGAATGCTCCGCACCCCCCTCATCGCGGCTCTCAGCGCCGTACTGATCCCCGCCGGCTGCCTGCTGGGCACCGGTACGGCCGCCGCCAACGACGGCGTCACCGCGCCGGCCGCGAACTTCTCGTCCGCAGCCACCCCGAACACCCCGATCGCCCCGCTCCCGCCGATGGGCTTCAACAACTGGGCCCGCGCCCAGTGCACCCCGCAGGCGCCGCTGGACAACTCCAACCAGCTCTCCTACTCCTTCCAGCAGTACATGGAGGACAACGCCAAGGGCCTGTCCGACGCCGGACTGATCAACGCGGGCTACAAGACGGTCACCGTCGACGACTGCTGGATGTACCGCAACAGCTCCGGCTACCTGCACGGCGCGCTCAACTGGGGCGGCGCCACCGACGTTCGCGACACCACTCAACAGCCCGGCTTCGACTACGAGTTGAGCGCCTACGGCAGCTACCTGCACAGCCTGGGCGCCAAGTTCGGCATCTACGAGACCTCCGGCACGCACACCTGCAGCACCGCCGCGCCGACCGCACCCAACCTGCCGAACGGCAGCGAGAGTTACGAGCAGAGCGACGCCAACTCCTTCGTCTACTGGGGCGTCAACGAGCTCAAGTACGACAACTGCGGCCCCCAGGAGCCCATCCCGACCCTGGACGCCCGGATGTCCGGCGATCTGAACACCGCGGTCACCAACGCCAACAAGGCCGGCACCCCCACGCCCAACGTCATGTTCGACATCTCCGCCCCGGCAGGCCTGGGCAACGGCCCGGACAAGTTCGCCTCGATGGACTCGGTGCGCGGCCTCGGCCAGCTCTGGCGGATCGGCCCGGACATCTGGACCTACGGCGACGGCCAGGACCCGTGGAACCAGGCGATCGCCCCCGGCGGCTACAACATCGGCGCCTACCAGAGCTTCGACAACTCCGTTGAGCTCAGCCGCTACCAGGGCCCGGGCAACTGGAACGACGCCGACATGCTGCTGATCGGCGACAACGGCATGACCACCGCCGAGGAGCGCAGCCAGATGGCGCTCTTCTCCGCGCTGGCCGCCCCGCTGGTGGTCTCCACCGATGCCCGCAAGTTCGAGCCCTCCTACATCGCCGCCCACCCCGCCGAGGCGGCGCACCTGAACGCCTCGGTCGCCATCCTCGGCAATCCCGAGGTCATCGCGGTCGACCAGGACCCGCTGGGCGCCGGCGGCTACCGGGTCTCCGGCGGCGGCGCCAACGCCGACGGCACACCGGCCGCGACCAGCGGCATCGACGTCGTGGTCAAGCCGCTCGCCGACGGCAGCCGGGCGGTCGTCGTCCTCAACAAGGGCGCGACGTCCGCCAACTACACGCTCTCCCTGTCGAGTCTCGGCTTCAGCGGCGCCGGTTGCGGCTACAGCGTGCGTGACCTGTGGGCGCACAGCACCAGCAGCTCCACCGGCAGCGTCCCGCTCACCATCGGCTCGCACGACAACGCGATGCTGAAGATCACCCCGCAGAACGGCTGCGGCACCGTCACCCCGCGCGGCCAGATCACCGTCTCGCGCGACGACTGGAGCAAGGCCTCGCTCTGCCTGGACAACTACAACTCCGGTACTGCGGCAGGCAATCCGGTCGACGTCTACCCGTGCAGCGGTGGCTCCAACCAGCAGTGGCAGCGCAATGCCGACGGCTCGGTGCAGCTGATGCAGAGCGGCGCGGCCAACCTCTGCCTCACCGCTCAGAGCGGCTCCACCACCGGCGCCATCAACGGCCAGTCGGGCCAGTGGGTCGGCGTCGCCCCCTGCGGCTCCGCCCCGGGTAACCAGACCTGGACCTACAACCGGGACGGCAATCTGAAGCTGGCCGGCACCACCCAGTGCCTGGACGTCTACAGCGGCACGACCACCACCAGCGGCACCCCGGTCGACCTCTACGCCTGCGGCGCCGCACCGAGCGCCGTGCAGACCAACCAGACCTGGGCCGCCCCCTTCAGTACTCCCCCGGCTGCCTGATCCCCTCCGGGTGGGGTCCGCGGCGATGCGTCTTCGCAGCGGACCCCACCCCGTCGACCGAGAGCTAGACTTTCCACATGCTCAAAGCTGATCGAACCGCGCGCATCCTTGACCATATTGCCAAGGAGGGCAGCGCAGATGTGCACGCACTCACCGAGCTGCTCAGTGTCTCGGGCGCGACGATCCGCCGCGACCTGCAGTCCCTGCACGAGCAGGGACTGCTGCACCGCACCCGCGGCGGCGCGGTGACCGGGACGGTCAACCTGGAGCTGCCGCTGCGCCACCGGGCCGGCCGCCAGCAGTCCGAGAAGCGCAGGATCGCGCTGGCCGCCGCCGCCCTCGTCCCGGACGGCGCCGTGGTCGGCATGACCGGTGGCACCACGGTCACCGAGATCGCCCGCGTCCTGGCCGAACGCAGCGGGCTCACCATCGTGACCAACGCCGTCAACATCGCCGCCGACCTGATCGTCCGCTCCGACATCCGCCTGGTGGTCGTCGGCGGCAACGCCCGCACGGCCAGCTACGAACTGGTCGGACCGGCCGCCGAACGGATGCTGAGCCAGTACCACCTGGACATCGCCTTCATCGGCGTCGACGGCCTGACCGCGAGCGAGGGCTGCACCACCCACGACGAGATGGAAGCCCACACCGACCGCGCCTTCCTGCGCAGCAGCGCCCGCTCGGTCGTCGTCGCTGACAACACCAAGATCGGCCGGGTCACCTTCGCCGAGATCTGCCCCCTGAGCGACATCGACGACCTGGTCACCGACACCGCCCTCAGCGAGACCCAGGAAAAGGCCATCACCGACCGCGGCGTCCACGTCCTACGGGCGTGACGCGGGGGACCTGACGCGGGGTGATCCGAGCACCTCTCAGGAATAGTTGAACATGTTCAAAAGATCCGCCATGATGGAACTCCGGCGGGGGGCTGGGCCGGTGGCCTCCAGGTCTCACCGGCCTGGAGGCCACACACGCTCTCGCGCCGGGCCATGCCGGACGTTCGCTCCGTTCGGTTGATGCCGAGCGAACGGATGATCCGGTGATCAGATCCTGGCGAACTCCCCTTCCCGCCCCCGGCCGAGCCGTCCAGGGGATCGAGGCGTGAGGTACCTGCTCCAGCGCCACCCGCTACCGATGCGGACCTGGTTCGCGCACTCCCTGGTGCTCACCTACGCGCTGCCGCCGCAGGTGCTCACCCCGCTGCTACCGCCCGGGCTCACCCTGGACACCTACACCGACCCGGCCGGAACCGAGCACGGCTTCGTCGCGGCCGCCCTGGTGGACACCCGTGCCCTGCGCCCGGCGTTCCTGCCCGCCCGGTTCGGCGCCGACTACCTGCTCACCGGCTATCGCATCTTCACCCGCTTCCCGACGCCGAACGGTCGCACCATGCGCGGCCTGAAGATCCTGCGCAGCGACACGGACAGCCGGATGATGCAGCTGGGCGGCAACACCCTCACCCGCTACCACTACCGACACGCCCGGATCGGCACCCGGGTGGTGGACGGCACCCTGGAGTTCAAGGTCCTCAGCGCGGACGGTCGCGCCGATCTCCACGTTCGGGCCGACCTCGCGGGCGGCCCGGCCCCGCTGCCGGACGGCAGCCCGTTCGCGCATGCCAGGGACGCACGACGCTTCGCCGGCCCGCTGCCCTACACCTTCGACCACGAGCCGCAGACCGGCTCCGTCATCGTGGTGAAAGCCACCCGCGCGTGCTGGGACCCGGTTCCGGTCGCGGTCGAGGTGCCCCGGCTGACGTTCTTCGACCACGGCCCGTTCGCCGACACAAAGCCACTGCTGGCCAACGCCTTCCATGTCGCCGGCCTCGACTACGGCTGGGAGGCCGGCCGCCGCCGAGCCGAGAACGGTGCGCAGCGATGACGGACGATCAGGCAGCACGCGGTCAGGCGGTGCGGCGGCCTTCGGGCGTGCGTGAGGTCTTCGCGTACAACTGGCCCAGCTACCTCGCCGGCGGCCTCGCCGTCACCACCAGCTGGGCGCTGGGCCGCCGACTCCCCCGCCGGCCGGCCGCCCTGGCCCGCGCCGGCGCGCTGACCGCCACCGGCTGGCTGGTCAGCAGCACTGCCGCCAGCTGGTGGGTCTATGACCGATCCGAGCTGCACTCCTTCGGCTGGCTGGCCGACCTCCTGCCGCACGGGCCGGGCGACCATCTCGTGGTCTCGTCCGGCCTCGACGAGGCGAGCCGGCCGCTCGCCGCCCGCTACCCCGGCGCGGCGCAGTCCCGGGCCGACCTGTACGACCCGGCGCTCACCACCGAGGGGTCGATCAGGCGAGCCCGCAGACGAGTACCGCCCATCGCCGGCACCCGACCCGCCCGCCCGGAGCGGCTGCCCGCGCCGGCCTCCTCCCAGGACACCGTGTTCCTGGTCTTCGCCGCCCACGAACTGCGTCAACCAGCCGACCGCGAAGCCCTGTTCGCCGAATGCGCCCGCACGCTGCGCCCGGGCGGCACTCTGATCCTGGTGGAACACCTGCGGGACGCGGCGAACACGGCGGTCTACGGCCCCGGCGCCTGGCACTTCCTGCCGCGCGCCGAATGGCTGCGCCTGGCCGGACACGCCCGCCTGCGAGCGACCGGCGAGCGGCGGATCGCCGCCTTCGTCACCGCGTTCGCCTTCAGCAAGGCCCCGCAGCGGTGAGCCAGTTGCTCACCCTCGACACCCAACTGCGCCTGGTGGGCGCCGCCCTGGTCGGCATGGGCGCCTTCCACGCCGTGCTGCCCCGGCTGGTCGACTGGCCCGCCGACCTGGCCCGCAGCAGCCTGCTGACCCGCCAAGTCTCCTACGTGCACCTGTTCTTCATCGCGCTGACCTGCGTCCTGCTCGGCCTGCTCCCGCTCTTCCTCGCCCCGGCCCTGCTCGCCGGCACCCCGCTCGGCACCGCCCTGCTGGCCGGCCAGACGCTCTTCTGGGGCACCCGCTGGCTCTTCGAGTTCGCGGTCTTCTCCCCGCGCATCTGGCGGGGCGACCGCTTCCGCACTGCCGGGCACCTCGCCCTGTCCGTCCTGTGGACCTGGGTCACGGCGGTCTTCGCCACCGCCCTGCTGCACACGCTGCTGGGTGGATAGCCGTTCGCCGGGGCGGTTTCGCCTACCGTACGATCAACGGCGTTGCCCGGGTGTAGCGCAGAGGCAGACGCGGCCGCATGGCATGCGGTAGTACGCCGGTTCGAATCCGGTCGCCCGGGCGGCAATCGGCCTGTTCGCAGGTCGAGGGCCCGTAGCGCAGAGGCAGGCGCAACGCTATCCGCATGGCGTGGACGCCGGTTCGAATCCGGCCGGGACCACTGACCCAACGCAGGTCGTCAGGTAGACGGGGAGAGCCGGTGCAGCACGTCGACATGACGGATGAGGAGCTGGCCGCGTTCTCGCGCACCGTCGGCCGGCTGCGGGAGTTGCCCGCCGACGATCCGACGCGGTTGCGGGCCGAGCGGGTCGCCGAGTCCTTTGTGCGCGAAGGGCAGCGGCAGCGCAAGCGGGTGCGGCGGGAGGCGGCCGCGGGAGCGGACGCCGTGCTGGTCGGGGCGACCGCCACCGGGGATCTCGCCCGCCGGGAGGACGCGCCGCTCGCGTTGCTGCCGGCGGCGGGCGAGGCGATCGGGGAGTTCGTCCGGCCGCGCCGCTGCTATGTCTGCAAGTCGACCTACCGTCAGGCCGACGGCTTCTACCACGCGCTCTGCCCCACCTGCGCCGCCGACAACGCCGCCCGCCGGGCGCTCTCCACCGATCTGCGGGGCCGCCGGGCGCTGCTCACCGGCGGCCGGGTCAAGATCGGCTTCCAGCTGGCCCTGATGATGCTGCGGGACGGCGTCGAACTGATCGTCACCAGCCGCTTTCCGCATGACACCGTGCGACGCTTCCAGGCGGCGCCCGGCAGCGCGCAGTGGCTGGAGCGGCTCACCGTGGTCGGCATCGACCTGCGGGACCCACGGCAGGTGCTCGGCCTCTGCGAGCGCCTGCGCGCCGAGGGGCGACCGCTCGACATCCTGGTCAACAACGCCGCCCAGACCCTGCGCCGCCCGCCCGAGGCGTACGCGATGCTGGCCGCCGGGGAGCAGGCCGCGCTGCCGCCCGGTGTCCGCATCTCGCACGCGCCCGGGTTCCGGCCGATGCCCGCGCTGACGCCCGCCTGGCCCGCCGCCGAGCTG
This genomic window contains:
- a CDS encoding sugar ABC transporter permease; its protein translation is MDRLGPLPWIAPAVLLIVLVVLWPVYEMVHTSFLRISTSGFVRGSAGLDKYRKLFAETDLGHVLLSTVIWTVAVVGLTMVLSLALAQLFNQEFPGRRLTRWALIAPWAASVLMTAIGFKWMLNQTAGVLNTAMTDLGLINGPKDWLGNPSTAWPWMMFVAVFVSLPFTTYTLLAGLQTVPGEVYEAARVDGASTWQTYLRITLPLLRPAFLVGVVINLINVFNSFPVIWGMTQGGPGSQTATTTVFMYQLKDTDIGESAAMSVVNFALVVLMVLVFLKVSRWNEDES
- a CDS encoding extracellular solute-binding protein, which translates into the protein MNKRVLSFAAVCAVGTLTLTACGSSGGGGASAGGTVTLKLVAADYGDKASNSSTLYWNDVAKNFEAANPKIKVDVQVINWNDIDKQVTTMIQSGNMPDILQTGGYADKVADNLLYPVSDVLSTSTAGDFIDSFAQAGQVGGVQYGIPFVSSARALFYNKAIFAQAGIAAPPQTWDDVKNDAALIKAKVPGVTPYALPLGPEEAQAESMIWELGNGGGPTDSSGKYTLNSQANIDTFSWLKANLVDPGLTYPNPAATDRKTAFADFAAGKAAMLNGHPSLIQMSTDGKVDYGVAPIPGRTGALKSTLGVADWMMAFKKNGHKDQIKAFLDFAYSEQNTQKFDETYNLMPVTQDTLQAMTSSGKHADLQPFFALLPQASFYPLGDTTWDAVSAQIKQSIGTAVSGDPAKVLGDLQKKAQDAVANK
- a CDS encoding ricin-type beta-trefoil lectin domain protein, giving the protein MAHRMLRTPLIAALSAVLIPAGCLLGTGTAAANDGVTAPAANFSSAATPNTPIAPLPPMGFNNWARAQCTPQAPLDNSNQLSYSFQQYMEDNAKGLSDAGLINAGYKTVTVDDCWMYRNSSGYLHGALNWGGATDVRDTTQQPGFDYELSAYGSYLHSLGAKFGIYETSGTHTCSTAAPTAPNLPNGSESYEQSDANSFVYWGVNELKYDNCGPQEPIPTLDARMSGDLNTAVTNANKAGTPTPNVMFDISAPAGLGNGPDKFASMDSVRGLGQLWRIGPDIWTYGDGQDPWNQAIAPGGYNIGAYQSFDNSVELSRYQGPGNWNDADMLLIGDNGMTTAEERSQMALFSALAAPLVVSTDARKFEPSYIAAHPAEAAHLNASVAILGNPEVIAVDQDPLGAGGYRVSGGGANADGTPAATSGIDVVVKPLADGSRAVVVLNKGATSANYTLSLSSLGFSGAGCGYSVRDLWAHSTSSSTGSVPLTIGSHDNAMLKITPQNGCGTVTPRGQITVSRDDWSKASLCLDNYNSGTAAGNPVDVYPCSGGSNQQWQRNADGSVQLMQSGAANLCLTAQSGSTTGAINGQSGQWVGVAPCGSAPGNQTWTYNRDGNLKLAGTTQCLDVYSGTTTTSGTPVDLYACGAAPSAVQTNQTWAAPFSTPPAA
- a CDS encoding DeoR/GlpR family DNA-binding transcription regulator, translated to MLKADRTARILDHIAKEGSADVHALTELLSVSGATIRRDLQSLHEQGLLHRTRGGAVTGTVNLELPLRHRAGRQQSEKRRIALAAAALVPDGAVVGMTGGTTVTEIARVLAERSGLTIVTNAVNIAADLIVRSDIRLVVVGGNARTASYELVGPAAERMLSQYHLDIAFIGVDGLTASEGCTTHDEMEAHTDRAFLRSSARSVVVADNTKIGRVTFAEICPLSDIDDLVTDTALSETQEKAITDRGVHVLRA
- a CDS encoding DUF2071 domain-containing protein translates to MRYLLQRHPLPMRTWFAHSLVLTYALPPQVLTPLLPPGLTLDTYTDPAGTEHGFVAAALVDTRALRPAFLPARFGADYLLTGYRIFTRFPTPNGRTMRGLKILRSDTDSRMMQLGGNTLTRYHYRHARIGTRVVDGTLEFKVLSADGRADLHVRADLAGGPAPLPDGSPFAHARDARRFAGPLPYTFDHEPQTGSVIVVKATRACWDPVPVAVEVPRLTFFDHGPFADTKPLLANAFHVAGLDYGWEAGRRRAENGAQR
- a CDS encoding class I SAM-dependent methyltransferase, translating into MTDDQAARGQAVRRPSGVREVFAYNWPSYLAGGLAVTTSWALGRRLPRRPAALARAGALTATGWLVSSTAASWWVYDRSELHSFGWLADLLPHGPGDHLVVSSGLDEASRPLAARYPGAAQSRADLYDPALTTEGSIRRARRRVPPIAGTRPARPERLPAPASSQDTVFLVFAAHELRQPADREALFAECARTLRPGGTLILVEHLRDAANTAVYGPGAWHFLPRAEWLRLAGHARLRATGERRIAAFVTAFAFSKAPQR
- a CDS encoding SDR family NAD(P)-dependent oxidoreductase, with the translated sequence MTDEELAAFSRTVGRLRELPADDPTRLRAERVAESFVREGQRQRKRVRREAAAGADAVLVGATATGDLARREDAPLALLPAAGEAIGEFVRPRRCYVCKSTYRQADGFYHALCPTCAADNAARRALSTDLRGRRALLTGGRVKIGFQLALMMLRDGVELIVTSRFPHDTVRRFQAAPGSAQWLERLTVVGIDLRDPRQVLGLCERLRAEGRPLDILVNNAAQTLRRPPEAYAMLAAGEQAALPPGVRISHAPGFRPMPALTPAWPAAELDAAVGAQPDSGVGAAVGAAVSGQADEAGLLPDPAPANSWSARLGELDPSEVLETQLVNALAPALLCDRLLPLLLAAAHPRRYIVNVTAVEGRFAVRNKTAGHPHTNMAKAALNMLTRTSAAELAEQGVHMCAVDTGWITDENPAPKKARIAARGFRTPLDIVDGAARVYDPIVRGEAGDPVSGVFLKDYRQAAW